The DNA window ATGGAGTAAAAGCAGGTAGAGCTGTAGAGCCTATAAAGCTTGTGTTCAAAGGTCAAGGATGGTATCTACAAGGATTTTGCAAGGATAAACAGGATATAAGGGTATTTAGAATATCAAGAATCAATAATTTAGTAGTGAAGGAGCAAACTTTTGAACATACCTATTCAATGGACTTGCCTATAGAGGCACCTGTATCAAATAAAGAACATATGGTTACATTAAAGCTTAAGTTTGAACCAGAGGTAACTTACAGAGTTTATGATGATTTTGGATATGAAAATATTACGCATTACAAAGATGGTGGCATAGAAGCTAGTATAACTTTTCCTAAAGGGGAATGGGTTTATGGATATATCTTATCTTTTGGTAAATACGTTCAGGTTATAGAGCCAAAAGAGATCAGAGAGAAAATAAAAGAAACTTTGCGTTTAGCACTAAAAGTTTATGAATAAATTTTCTAATATGACATACTGCTGTCATATTTCCTTATGTAGAATAAAGAAAAAGACATAGGGGGAACTATTATGAAATATGAAATTATAATGTTAAATGAAAAGATAGTAGTAGGAATTATGAAGCAAACGACTAATGTAGGGGGACAATCTGTTAAGGATATCGGGGAAGTTTGGCAACAGTTTATTACTACAGGGATTTATGAAAAGATTATGGGAAAAGTAAATCATAAAGCTATAGGATTATATACAGATTATGAAGGGGATTTTACAAGACCATATGATTTTTTAGCTTGTTGTGAAGTAATGGATCATGAGAAACTAGAGGGTTCTCTTACTAAGAAAGTCATTCCAAAAGGGAAATATGCTAAATTTATCATTAATGGAGATGTAAAAGAAGCAGTGGGGCAATTTTGGACAAAACTTTGGCAATTGGATTTAGATAGAGCGTATACTTGTGATTTTGAAGAATATCAAAATAACTCACAAGATATGAAAAATCAAGAGATTCATATATATATTTCTTTAAAAGAATAGGGCGATTATATGGAGTATATACCAGCAAAAACTATATTATCAGGTTACAATAGGAGTGGAGAGTGGTTTGGATGTAATTATAACATGAACATCTATAAAGGGTGTTTTCATGGATGTATTTATTGTGATAGTAGGAGTGAATGCTATCATATAGAAAACTTTGATAAAGTTAAGGTTAAAGAAAATGCTATAGAAATTTTAAATAGAGAACTCAAATCAAAACGGAAAAAAGGAATCGTTGGAACAGGTTCTATGTCAGATCCCTATAATCCTTTTGAACAAAAATATAAGTTTACTAGACAGGCACTAGAACTTTTAAATAAGTATCATTTTGGAGTATCAATAGCTACAAAAAGTTCATTGATAACAAGAGATATAGATATACTTAAAAGTATGAAAAGACATTCTCCCGTTCTTGCAAAAATTACTGTAACTAGTGCAGATGATGGCGTATGTAAAATACTTGAGCCGAA is part of the Crassaminicella profunda genome and encodes:
- a CDS encoding SPL family radical SAM protein, with the translated sequence MEYIPAKTILSGYNRSGEWFGCNYNMNIYKGCFHGCIYCDSRSECYHIENFDKVKVKENAIEILNRELKSKRKKGIVGTGSMSDPYNPFEQKYKFTRQALELLNKYHFGVSIATKSSLITRDIDILKSMKRHSPVLAKITVTSADDGVCKILEPNVAVASKRFETINKLSTNGIYTGILLMPVLPFIEDHDENILEIIRLAKENGARFIYPAFGVTLRQNQRIHFFKKINEHFEGMSQKYIKEYGFSYECRSKRTAKLWTIFKGACDKENLLYKMKDIINSYKNDYEEKQISFL
- a CDS encoding GyrI-like domain-containing protein; translated protein: MKYEIIMLNEKIVVGIMKQTTNVGGQSVKDIGEVWQQFITTGIYEKIMGKVNHKAIGLYTDYEGDFTRPYDFLACCEVMDHEKLEGSLTKKVIPKGKYAKFIINGDVKEAVGQFWTKLWQLDLDRAYTCDFEEYQNNSQDMKNQEIHIYISLKE